The following proteins are co-located in the Lentibacillus sp. JNUCC-1 genome:
- a CDS encoding polysaccharide deacetylase family protein, producing MRKIYVFILALIFVVSACSSPDTSETSGNENETDTNAESTENATTDNETNESEDTGDATEDENTEDSENNQPVEDEQTNEEIEPMYEVSQESWHIKPITDDANEKIVLLTIDDVPDEHALEMAKTLKELDAGAIFFVNGHFMETEEKKEIVKKIHDMGFLIGNHTYSHKSLPDLDKETQKEEIIQVNDMVEEIIGERPAFFRAPFGQNTDYSKQIADKENMVLMNWVYGYDWNKEYMSREALTDIMLNTELLGNGANLLMHDRDWTNAALHDIVVGLRDQGYEIVDPELIKTIK from the coding sequence ATGAGAAAAATATATGTGTTCATCCTAGCTTTAATCTTTGTCGTTTCGGCATGTTCTTCACCTGATACCAGTGAAACTTCAGGCAATGAGAACGAAACCGATACAAATGCAGAAAGTACTGAAAATGCAACAACCGATAATGAGACCAATGAAAGTGAAGATACTGGTGATGCGACCGAGGATGAAAACACTGAGGACAGTGAAAATAACCAACCTGTTGAAGATGAACAGACAAATGAAGAAATTGAACCGATGTATGAAGTATCACAAGAGTCTTGGCATATCAAACCTATCACAGATGACGCCAATGAAAAGATTGTTCTTTTAACGATTGATGATGTTCCTGATGAGCATGCTCTGGAAATGGCAAAAACATTAAAAGAACTGGACGCGGGTGCGATCTTCTTTGTGAATGGACATTTCATGGAAACAGAAGAAAAGAAAGAAATTGTTAAAAAAATTCATGATATGGGTTTCCTGATCGGCAATCATACCTACAGTCACAAATCATTGCCTGATCTTGACAAAGAAACTCAAAAGGAAGAGATCATTCAAGTGAATGATATGGTAGAAGAGATTATTGGCGAACGTCCGGCTTTCTTTAGAGCACCATTCGGTCAAAACACAGATTACTCCAAACAAATTGCTGATAAAGAAAATATGGTGCTCATGAATTGGGTATACGGCTATGATTGGAATAAAGAATATATGTCTAGGGAGGCACTCACCGATATTATGCTTAACACAGAGCTCTTAGGCAATGGGGCCAACCTGCTGATGCATGATAGAGACTGGACAAACGCAGCTTTACACGATATCGTTGTTGGTCTCAGAGACCAAGGTTACGAAATTGTTGATCCGGAGTTAATTAAAACGATAAAATAG
- a CDS encoding glycine betaine uptake BCCT transporter, producing MKKVTNVFYISAIVAILFIIWGIIPKEVLPHANLDDVTSGIQNYLVKEFGWFYLISTTVFLGFAVYLIFSKYGNIKLGKPGDEPEYSYITWFAMLFSAGMGIGLVFWGAAEPLEHFHNPPFGDNETGEAAKRSLQYSFFHWGLHPWATYATIALALAYFKFRKQAPGVVSAILHPLLGDRVKGPLGTFIDFIVVFATVFGVATSLGFGAIQISGGLSYVFDFEAGTALQLIIIAIVTVLFMISAMSGLNRGIKILSNTNIILAILLMVFLLFSGPTRFIMELFTNTFGSYIQNLPNMSFRMTPFSENSEWLGNWTLFYWAWWIAWSPFVGTFIARVSRGRTIREFVLGVLLVPTIFGALWFSVFGGSAINLEFFHDANIISQVRELGSEVALFAVLEHFPFGTVMSVIAILLISTFFITSADSATFVLGMQTTGGSLYPPNTVKFIWGVIQSGAAAVLLWQGGLGALQTASIIVAFPFAIIMIMIVISMLKEFKHEEKVLRSKRTKK from the coding sequence GTGAAAAAAGTAACAAATGTATTCTACATTTCAGCTATAGTGGCTATTCTATTCATTATTTGGGGCATCATTCCTAAAGAGGTCCTCCCCCACGCGAATCTGGATGACGTAACAAGCGGCATTCAGAATTACCTGGTCAAAGAGTTTGGCTGGTTTTATTTAATCTCTACAACGGTATTTTTAGGATTTGCTGTGTACCTGATCTTTTCCAAGTACGGAAACATTAAACTTGGAAAGCCAGGTGATGAACCAGAATACTCCTACATCACATGGTTTGCCATGCTATTTAGTGCCGGTATGGGAATTGGACTCGTATTTTGGGGAGCAGCAGAACCATTGGAGCATTTTCACAATCCACCTTTTGGGGACAATGAAACAGGTGAAGCTGCTAAACGTTCACTTCAATACAGTTTCTTCCATTGGGGACTCCACCCATGGGCCACATACGCCACAATAGCATTGGCGCTTGCTTATTTTAAATTCCGTAAACAAGCACCAGGTGTCGTAAGTGCTATTTTGCATCCATTACTTGGAGATCGTGTTAAAGGACCACTCGGCACGTTTATTGACTTCATTGTCGTCTTTGCTACTGTTTTTGGAGTGGCTACTTCTCTAGGTTTCGGAGCAATTCAAATCAGCGGCGGATTATCGTATGTATTTGATTTTGAGGCTGGAACGGCGTTACAGCTTATCATCATTGCCATTGTAACAGTCTTATTTATGATTTCTGCAATGTCAGGACTTAACAGAGGCATCAAGATTTTAAGTAATACAAACATTATACTGGCGATCTTGTTAATGGTCTTTCTGCTCTTCTCAGGGCCAACCAGATTTATAATGGAACTGTTTACCAATACATTTGGGAGTTACATCCAAAACCTTCCAAACATGAGTTTCCGGATGACACCTTTTAGTGAAAACTCAGAGTGGCTAGGGAATTGGACACTGTTTTACTGGGCATGGTGGATTGCCTGGTCGCCTTTCGTTGGAACGTTTATAGCACGTGTTTCACGAGGTCGAACGATCCGCGAATTTGTGCTAGGTGTATTGCTGGTGCCAACCATTTTTGGAGCTTTATGGTTTTCTGTATTCGGCGGATCTGCCATCAACCTGGAGTTTTTCCATGACGCGAATATTATTTCACAGGTAAGAGAGCTGGGTTCGGAAGTTGCTCTGTTTGCAGTGCTTGAACACTTTCCGTTTGGTACAGTTATGTCTGTTATAGCGATTTTGCTGATCAGTACCTTCTTTATCACTTCAGCTGATTCAGCAACATTCGTACTTGGCATGCAAACAACTGGTGGCAGTTTATACCCACCGAACACTGTCAAGTTCATCTGGGGTGTTATTCAATCCGGCGCTGCTGCCGTATTGTTATGGCAAGGCGGATTAGGTGCTTTGCAAACGGCCTCGATTATTGTCGCATTTCCATTTGCAATCATTATGATCATGATTGTGATATCGATGCTTAAAGAGTTTAAACACGAGGAAAAAGTCCTGCGGTCAAAGAGAACCAAAAAGTAA
- the lpdA gene encoding dihydrolipoyl dehydrogenase — MVVGDFPIETDTLIVGAGPGGYVAAIRAAQMGKKVTIVEKGELGGVCLNVGCIPSKALIQAGHLADHAKGHEDIGITTENVSVDFSKVQKWKAGVVKKLTSGVEGLLKGNKADIVKGEVYFVDKNTVKVMDEKNSQTYTFNDCIIATGSTPIEIPGFKYSNRVLDSTGALALNEIPEKLVIIGGGYIGIELGTAYANFGTEVTVLEGTKEILGSFEKQMTQPVKKRLKKKGVKIITQAMAQSAEETDKGVKVTYEAKGEENSIEADYVLVTVGRKPNTEEIGLEQVGIDVDDKGLIKIDKQCRTNIDNIYAIGDIVAGPPLAHKASYEGKVAAEAIAGENAAIDYVGIPSVVFSDPELASVGYTEKEAKEEGYNVKVAKFPFAANGRALSLNDTDGFVKLVTREEDGLVIGGQIAGANASDMIAEIGLAIEAGMTAEDIALTIHAHPTLGEITMETAEVALGTPVHMMK; from the coding sequence ATGGTAGTAGGAGATTTCCCGATTGAAACAGACACACTCATTGTAGGAGCAGGCCCCGGCGGCTACGTAGCCGCTATCCGGGCTGCCCAAATGGGGAAGAAAGTAACCATTGTGGAAAAAGGTGAGCTTGGAGGGGTGTGCCTAAACGTTGGCTGTATCCCTTCAAAAGCTTTAATCCAAGCAGGGCACTTAGCTGACCATGCTAAAGGTCATGAAGACATCGGCATCACAACAGAGAACGTATCAGTTGATTTTTCTAAAGTTCAAAAATGGAAAGCCGGTGTTGTTAAAAAGCTGACTTCCGGAGTAGAAGGACTTTTAAAAGGCAACAAGGCTGATATTGTAAAAGGTGAAGTCTATTTTGTTGATAAAAACACAGTTAAAGTCATGGATGAAAAAAATTCTCAGACGTACACTTTCAATGATTGTATCATTGCAACTGGTTCCACTCCGATTGAAATACCTGGCTTTAAATATTCGAACCGGGTTCTAGATTCCACAGGCGCACTGGCATTAAACGAAATACCCGAAAAGCTCGTGATCATCGGTGGCGGGTATATCGGAATTGAACTTGGCACAGCATACGCCAACTTTGGCACAGAGGTGACTGTGTTAGAAGGTACGAAGGAAATTCTAGGCAGCTTTGAGAAACAGATGACACAACCTGTGAAAAAGCGGCTTAAGAAAAAAGGCGTCAAAATTATTACACAAGCGATGGCGCAAAGTGCTGAAGAAACAGACAAGGGTGTTAAAGTCACCTATGAAGCAAAAGGTGAAGAAAACAGCATAGAAGCCGATTATGTACTTGTAACAGTTGGACGTAAACCAAATACTGAAGAAATCGGTCTTGAACAAGTTGGTATTGATGTTGACGACAAAGGGTTAATAAAAATTGACAAACAATGCCGTACCAACATAGATAATATCTATGCCATTGGTGATATCGTAGCAGGTCCTCCGCTTGCCCATAAAGCTTCTTATGAAGGTAAAGTTGCAGCTGAGGCTATTGCAGGAGAAAACGCTGCAATTGATTATGTGGGAATTCCTTCTGTTGTATTTTCCGACCCTGAACTTGCCTCTGTTGGATATACAGAAAAAGAGGCCAAGGAAGAAGGGTATAATGTCAAAGTAGCAAAATTCCCATTTGCTGCAAATGGTCGTGCCCTTTCACTGAATGACACAGACGGTTTTGTTAAGCTTGTGACACGTGAAGAGGACGGTCTGGTCATTGGTGGACAAATTGCTGGTGCTAATGCCAGTGATATGATAGCAGAAATCGGTCTGGCCATTGAAGCAGGTATGACAGCTGAAGACATTGCGCTGACCATTCATGCACACCCTACACTGGGTGAGATCACAATGGAAACAGCAGAGGTCGCACTCGGGACCCCTGTTCATATGATGAAATAA